A stretch of Mya arenaria isolate MELC-2E11 chromosome 14, ASM2691426v1 DNA encodes these proteins:
- the LOC128217829 gene encoding transcription initiation factor TFIID subunit 3-like isoform X1, producing MSQEYSRALLRVAVAQICQHLGWNSIHSTPLELLTDVLERYLLQLGKNTHRYSEQFGRTETRLEDVFVAFEDLAIQVPELEDYMKHVDNLPFAKEVVSYPIPCPSDLKFPNPDSKEVQQRKVFDFVPEHLPYMHPELNEEEEEDNSMPAAPVSPERLQVEPPVPESSPSPTPTGQGEKRPAPSPGESPLPFKRPRLIASQLPEEASASQYEMETVVMTHSGILSSLVEGKAADTKKPPVGIRQTSYIIKKQRPVLSNASVMKTPGETQVIKLDFNSDPSKKTKFVEVDENVKDSGALLSFDRSDPEYRPKKKKKFPLKQKNLEKPPFKIKRGPGRPKSPGRAFGSVIHNKSAGSFKIPKIGEKPIVPPASPQQSPLDLSQKSTPPPPPNITVVKIGDNKPEIVSGPTDNTPKGKPLSRQQEQDMEDTIDSVIGKVKEAGKESKYPEYFVSGFKEKKKKKVAKSDEWTVSAISETYSGPEDDDDDNHVNDHVDDHIDDDKKVDISSKESEVPSYPHPTVMAPHMLMRMQAEQGIPMPRPRGRPRGSGMGFYKSMGHRSPLGRKPGRPPLTNRSPVRSPGRPPLANRSPGRPPLNRSPGRPPLNRSPGRPPGSGKSPGRPKGSTGLSPKPRGRPRGSKSPRSRGGSPRGAYTNLPFGTIENPDNMDTNATRESVTRNFSSDTGNDDSGATLFEFPSRSPDRENTPKRDKLSPPHSPSRSRSGSLDEKSSVVSSPAPTEPALSRENTPEHGAAVKQDSSSDLASSPKEATPVKEEPFSPPINRDRSFSPVTVSPKREHLSPRKDFSPSPKKDFSPSPKKDFSPSPKKEFSPKKEFRDFSPKKHDFDSRESSFEKERGKYTKEKEKERSKSSESDAHRKEHRHDKEHSRDRDRSKDHKKDKKKKKKKNKEKDREREREDGDRDRKEKHKSREKPEKEPREEIPSIPPLQKLKIKIGTGSSSSPGSFRISSSKPVASPKPEPKVSPPHKQPEMSVPKLKFRVLPPKPDQGSDSQSWVSSIKDETREPTPKHDTLFSSPKPSPKLVHSPSIKAEFTSDSDDDGDSSSKAGDDEVTVSVVKGKIMKKPSKKGKKKGSSKKGKSKSEMSLLRKELLTDRVFGGVEKGDTFSSIGKEGSPLSPFSLQNVPSPITIPALKAAPPPPSPPAPLKKSPPKPKPKEQRPQSPLFKDILKPSIPLTIKTNTKKSSKKQPKVSPPIKKFPSPSPSSSKSQPFIDFPMPRTPSPRRSMSPLSNNSSPMYSPASSPARDSPLHFQIPPTPALPTRTNTPPISPHSRTFSTDEEFDTPSSDRPKMPPPTDLPPMPPTAAQRRAQRTVITETVGSFVNETGEKVWICPSCGMQDDGSPMIGCDTCDDWYHWECVGIKSEPAEDASWFCPKCSKPSKGKGAKRGRKKGRKS from the exons ATGTCCCAAGAGTACAGCCGAGCGCTCTTAAGGGTGGCAGTGGCCCAGATATGTCAGCATCTTGGGTGGAACTCGATCCATTCCACACCACTAGAGCTGCTCACAGATGTACTAGAGAGATACCTGCTGCAGCTGGGGAAGAACACACACAGATACTCCGAACAGT TTGGTAGAACTGAGACCAGGCTTGAAGATGTGTTTGTTGCATTTGAAGATCTTGCCATCCAAGTTCCGGAGCTGGAAGATTATATGAAG CATGTGGACAACCTACCATTTGCAAAGGAAGTGGTCTCCTACCCCATACCCTGCCCCAGTGACCTGAAGTTCCCGAATCCTGATAGCAAAGAAGTCCAACAGAGAAAGGTGTTTGACTTTGTGCCCGAACATCTGCCGTACATGCACCCAGAGTTAAATG AGGAGGAAGAGGAAGATAACAGTATGCCAGCTGCCCCAGTCAGCCCAGAGAGGTTACAGGTGGAGCCCCCTGTCCCAGAGTCAAGCCCTAGCCCCACACCCACTGGACAGGGGGAAAAGAGACCCGCACCCAGCCCTGGGGAGTCACCTCTGCCATTCAAACGACCAAG GTTGATAGCATCTCAGCTGCCTGAGGAAGCAAGTGCCTCACAGTACGAGATGGAGACGGTTGTTATGACACACAGTGGAATATTATCATCCCTTGTTGAAGGCAAGGCTGCCGATACTAAAAAGCCGCCAGTCGGAATAAGACAAACCTCATACATCATAAAGAAACAGAGACCTGTGTTGTCAAACGCTTCTGTTATGAAGACACCAGGAGAGACTCAAGTCATAAAGCTAGATTTTAACTCTGATCCATCcaagaaaacaaaatttgtGGAAGTTGATGAGAATGTGAAGGACAGCGGAGCATTACTGAGTTTTGATAGAAGTGACCCTGAATATAGAccgaaaaagaagaaaaaattcCCCCTAAAGCAGAAAAATTTAGAAAAACCACCTTTTAAGATCAAAAGAGGTCCTGGCAGGCCAAAGTCTCCTGGTAGAGCATTTGGTTCAGTGATTCATAACAAAAGTGCTGGAAGTTTCAAAATTCCAAAAATTGGGGAGAAGCCGATAGTTCCCCCAGCAAGTCCACAACAGTCACCATTGGATTTGTCCCAGAAATCTACTCCACCCCCACCTCCTAATATCACTGTTGTAAAAATAGGCGATAATAAACCGGAAATTGTAAGTGGTCCGACTGATAATACACCTAAAGGTAAGCCATTGAGTAGACAACAGGAACAAGACATGGAGGATACTATTGATTCGGTTATTGGGAAAGTGAAGGAGGCTGGAAAAGAGTCGAAGTATCCCGAGTATTTTGTCAGTGGATtcaaagaaaagaagaagaaaaaagttgCAAAGTCTGATGAATGGACTGTCAGTGCAATTAGTGAGACTTACAGTGGGccagaagatgatgatgatgacaatcaTGTTAATGATCATGTTGATGATCATATTGATGATGATAAAAAAGTGGACATATCCAGCAAAGAGTCAGAGGTACCATCATATCCCCATCCCACTGTTATGGCCCCTCACATGTTAATGAGGATGCAGGCTGAACAGGGGATCCCCATGCCTAGACCAAGGGGAAGGCCTAGAGGCAGCGGCATGGGCTTTTACAAATCTATGGGTCATAGGTCGCCCCTAGGTCGAAAACCGGGTAGACCACCATTGACCAACCGAAGTCCGGTTCGAAGCCCAGGCAGGCCACCGTTAGCGAACAGATCCCCAGGGAGACCACCTTTGAATCGGAGCCCTGGGCGACCACCTTTAAACAGAAGCCCAGGGCGTCCACCTGGCAGCGGTAAAAGCCCAGGGAGACCCAAAGGTTCTACAGGACTGAGCCCAAAGCCCAGGGGTCGCCCAAGAGGCTCCAAGAGCCCTAGATCAAGAGGCGGAAGTCCAAGAGGAGCTTACACAAACTTGCCATTTGGAACTATTGAAAATCCAGACAACATGGATACCAATGCTACTCGTGAAAGTGTTACACGGAATTTCTCGTCTGACACCGGAAATGACGATTCTGGTGCAACGCTTTTTGAATTCCCGTCAAGGTCCCCAGATAGAGAGAATACTCCTAAGAGGGATAAATTGTCACCACCTCATTCCCCAAGTCGTAGTAGAAGTGGCTCCCTGGATGAAAAGTCATCTGTGGTGTCTAGTCCAGCGCCTACTGAGCCGGCTCTTTCAAGGGAAAATACTCCGGAACATGGTGCGGCTGTAAAGCAAGATTCTAGTTCTGACTTGGCCTCTTCTCCTAAAG AAGCTACTCCAGTGAAAGAAGAACCATTCAGCCCACCAATAAACAGGGACAGAAGTTTCTCACCtgtaacagtttccccgaaaaGAGAACATCTTTCTCCTAGAAAAGACTTCTCACCCTCACCGAAGAAAGACTTTTCACCCTCCCCCAAAAAAGACTTTTCTCCCTCCCCAAAGAAAGAATTTTCCCCCAAGAAAGAATTTCGCGATTTCTCTCCGAAGAAACATGACTTTGACTCAAGAGAATCATCTTTTGAAAAGGAAAGAGGAAAGTACaccaaagaaaaagaaaaggaaagGAGTAAAAGTTCAGAAAGTGATGCTCATAGAAAGGAGCATAGACATGATAAAGAACACAGCAGGGATAGGGATAGATCTAAG GATCACAAGAAGgacaaaaagaagaagaaaaagaagaacaaGGAAAAAGATCGTGAGAGAGAGCGGGAAGATGGAGACAGGGATAGGAAGGAGAAACATAAG tCAAGAGAGAAGCCAGAGAAGGAGCCTCGAGAGGAGATACCTTCCATCCCTCCACTCCAGAAATTGAAAATCAAGATTGGTACAGGCTCTTCTTCAAGCCCAGGCTCATTTAGAATCAGCTCATCTAAGCCTGTGGCCTCGCCCAAACCAGAGCCCAAAGTCTCACCACCCCATAAGCAGCCAGAGATGAGTGTTCCCAAATT aaaatttCGAGTTTTGCCACCTAAGCCCGACCAGGGAAGTGACAGTCAATCTTGGGTTTCTTCAATCAAGGACGAAACCAGAGAACCCACACCTAAACATGACACCCTTTTCTCGAGTCCAAAACCTTCCCCCAAGCTTGTACATTCACCCTCGATAAAGGCAGAGTTTACCAGTGACAgcgatgatgatggtgatagtAGTTCTAAAGCTGGTGATGATGAAGTGACTGTTTCTGTTGTTAAGGGAAAGATAATGAAAAAGCCATCAAAGAAAGGAAAAAAGAAAGGGTCATCAAAAAAGGGGAAGTCTAAGAGTGAAATGTCACTACTCAGGAAAGAATTGCTGACAGATAGAGTGTTTGGTGGTGTCGAAAAAGGAGATACATTTTCATCCATAGGGAAAGAAGGCTCACCATTGTCTCCTTTCTCACTCCAAAATGTCCCCTCCCCAATTACAATTCCAGCTCTTAAAGCAGCCCCACCCCCTCCATCTCCCCCAGCCCCATTGAAAAAATCCCCACCTAAACCAAAACCCAAGGAACAGAGGCCACAGTCGCCATTGTTCAAAGACATTTTGAAACCTAGCATACCCCTCACTataaagacaaacacaaaaaagtCATCCAAGAAGCAACCTAAAGTGTCACCTCCAATAAAGAAATTTCCATCCCCATCTCCGTCAAGCTCAAAATCTCAACCATTCATAGACTTTCCAATGCCTCGTACGCCATCTCCTCGTCGAAGTATGAGCCCCCTCTCCAATAACTCCTCCCCAATGTATTCTCCTGCTTCATCTCCAGCCAGAGACTCCCCCCTCCACTTCCAGATCCCACCAACTCCTGCCCTCCCCACCCGCACAAATACCCCTCCAATTTCTCCGCACTCCCGCACGTTCTCAACAGATGAGGAATTTGACACACCCTCTTCGGATCGTCCGAAGATGCCGCCACCCACAGATTTACCTCCCATGCCACCTACAGCGGCACAGCGCAGGGCCCAGAGGACGGTTATTACAGAGACTGTTGGCTCCTTTGTG AATGAGACCGGTGAGAAAGTGTGGATTTGCCCGTCATGCGGAATGCAGGACGACGGCAGCCCTATGATTGGGTGCGACACCTGCGATGATTGGTATCACTG GGAGTGTGTTGGTATTAAATCAGAGCCTGCCGAAGACGCGTCCTGGTTCTGTCCGAAGTGTTCGAAACCTAGCAAGGGAAAAGGGGCCAAGAGGGGCCGAAAAAAGGGTCGCAAGAGCTAG
- the LOC128217829 gene encoding transcription initiation factor TFIID subunit 3-like isoform X2, with protein sequence MSQEYSRALLRVAVAQICQHLGWNSIHSTPLELLTDVLERYLLQLGKNTHRYSEQFGRTETRLEDVFVAFEDLAIQVPELEDYMKHVDNLPFAKEVVSYPIPCPSDLKFPNPDSKEVQQRKVFDFVPEHLPYMHPELNEEEEEDNSMPAAPVSPERLQVEPPVPESSPSPTPTGQGEKRPAPSPGESPLPFKRPRLIASQLPEEASASQYEMETVVMTHSGILSSLVEGKAADTKKPPVGIRQTSYIIKKQRPVLSNASVMKTPGETQVIKLDFNSDPSKKTKFVEVDENVKDSGALLSFDRSDPEYRPKKKKKFPLKQKNLEKPPFKIKRGPGRPKSPGRAFGSVIHNKSAGSFKIPKIGEKPIVPPASPQQSPLDLSQKSTPPPPPNITVVKIGDNKPEIVSGPTDNTPKGKPLSRQQEQDMEDTIDSVIGKVKEAGKESKYPEYFVSGFKEKKKKKVAKSDEWTVSAISETYSGPEDDDDDNHVNDHVDDHIDDDKKVDISSKESEVPSYPHPTVMAPHMLMRMQAEQGIPMPRPRGRPRGSGMGFYKSMGHRSPLGRKPGRPPLTNRSPVRSPGRPPLANRSPGRPPLNRSPGRPPLNRSPGRPPGSGKSPGRPKGSTGLSPKPRGRPRGSKSPRSRGGSPRGAYTNLPFGTIENPDNMDTNATRESVTRNFSSDTGNDDSGATLFEFPSRSPDRENTPKRDKLSPPHSPSRSRSGSLDEKSSVVSSPAPTEPALSRENTPEHGAAVKQDSSSDLASSPKATPVKEEPFSPPINRDRSFSPVTVSPKREHLSPRKDFSPSPKKDFSPSPKKDFSPSPKKEFSPKKEFRDFSPKKHDFDSRESSFEKERGKYTKEKEKERSKSSESDAHRKEHRHDKEHSRDRDRSKDHKKDKKKKKKKNKEKDREREREDGDRDRKEKHKSREKPEKEPREEIPSIPPLQKLKIKIGTGSSSSPGSFRISSSKPVASPKPEPKVSPPHKQPEMSVPKLKFRVLPPKPDQGSDSQSWVSSIKDETREPTPKHDTLFSSPKPSPKLVHSPSIKAEFTSDSDDDGDSSSKAGDDEVTVSVVKGKIMKKPSKKGKKKGSSKKGKSKSEMSLLRKELLTDRVFGGVEKGDTFSSIGKEGSPLSPFSLQNVPSPITIPALKAAPPPPSPPAPLKKSPPKPKPKEQRPQSPLFKDILKPSIPLTIKTNTKKSSKKQPKVSPPIKKFPSPSPSSSKSQPFIDFPMPRTPSPRRSMSPLSNNSSPMYSPASSPARDSPLHFQIPPTPALPTRTNTPPISPHSRTFSTDEEFDTPSSDRPKMPPPTDLPPMPPTAAQRRAQRTVITETVGSFVNETGEKVWICPSCGMQDDGSPMIGCDTCDDWYHWECVGIKSEPAEDASWFCPKCSKPSKGKGAKRGRKKGRKS encoded by the exons ATGTCCCAAGAGTACAGCCGAGCGCTCTTAAGGGTGGCAGTGGCCCAGATATGTCAGCATCTTGGGTGGAACTCGATCCATTCCACACCACTAGAGCTGCTCACAGATGTACTAGAGAGATACCTGCTGCAGCTGGGGAAGAACACACACAGATACTCCGAACAGT TTGGTAGAACTGAGACCAGGCTTGAAGATGTGTTTGTTGCATTTGAAGATCTTGCCATCCAAGTTCCGGAGCTGGAAGATTATATGAAG CATGTGGACAACCTACCATTTGCAAAGGAAGTGGTCTCCTACCCCATACCCTGCCCCAGTGACCTGAAGTTCCCGAATCCTGATAGCAAAGAAGTCCAACAGAGAAAGGTGTTTGACTTTGTGCCCGAACATCTGCCGTACATGCACCCAGAGTTAAATG AGGAGGAAGAGGAAGATAACAGTATGCCAGCTGCCCCAGTCAGCCCAGAGAGGTTACAGGTGGAGCCCCCTGTCCCAGAGTCAAGCCCTAGCCCCACACCCACTGGACAGGGGGAAAAGAGACCCGCACCCAGCCCTGGGGAGTCACCTCTGCCATTCAAACGACCAAG GTTGATAGCATCTCAGCTGCCTGAGGAAGCAAGTGCCTCACAGTACGAGATGGAGACGGTTGTTATGACACACAGTGGAATATTATCATCCCTTGTTGAAGGCAAGGCTGCCGATACTAAAAAGCCGCCAGTCGGAATAAGACAAACCTCATACATCATAAAGAAACAGAGACCTGTGTTGTCAAACGCTTCTGTTATGAAGACACCAGGAGAGACTCAAGTCATAAAGCTAGATTTTAACTCTGATCCATCcaagaaaacaaaatttgtGGAAGTTGATGAGAATGTGAAGGACAGCGGAGCATTACTGAGTTTTGATAGAAGTGACCCTGAATATAGAccgaaaaagaagaaaaaattcCCCCTAAAGCAGAAAAATTTAGAAAAACCACCTTTTAAGATCAAAAGAGGTCCTGGCAGGCCAAAGTCTCCTGGTAGAGCATTTGGTTCAGTGATTCATAACAAAAGTGCTGGAAGTTTCAAAATTCCAAAAATTGGGGAGAAGCCGATAGTTCCCCCAGCAAGTCCACAACAGTCACCATTGGATTTGTCCCAGAAATCTACTCCACCCCCACCTCCTAATATCACTGTTGTAAAAATAGGCGATAATAAACCGGAAATTGTAAGTGGTCCGACTGATAATACACCTAAAGGTAAGCCATTGAGTAGACAACAGGAACAAGACATGGAGGATACTATTGATTCGGTTATTGGGAAAGTGAAGGAGGCTGGAAAAGAGTCGAAGTATCCCGAGTATTTTGTCAGTGGATtcaaagaaaagaagaagaaaaaagttgCAAAGTCTGATGAATGGACTGTCAGTGCAATTAGTGAGACTTACAGTGGGccagaagatgatgatgatgacaatcaTGTTAATGATCATGTTGATGATCATATTGATGATGATAAAAAAGTGGACATATCCAGCAAAGAGTCAGAGGTACCATCATATCCCCATCCCACTGTTATGGCCCCTCACATGTTAATGAGGATGCAGGCTGAACAGGGGATCCCCATGCCTAGACCAAGGGGAAGGCCTAGAGGCAGCGGCATGGGCTTTTACAAATCTATGGGTCATAGGTCGCCCCTAGGTCGAAAACCGGGTAGACCACCATTGACCAACCGAAGTCCGGTTCGAAGCCCAGGCAGGCCACCGTTAGCGAACAGATCCCCAGGGAGACCACCTTTGAATCGGAGCCCTGGGCGACCACCTTTAAACAGAAGCCCAGGGCGTCCACCTGGCAGCGGTAAAAGCCCAGGGAGACCCAAAGGTTCTACAGGACTGAGCCCAAAGCCCAGGGGTCGCCCAAGAGGCTCCAAGAGCCCTAGATCAAGAGGCGGAAGTCCAAGAGGAGCTTACACAAACTTGCCATTTGGAACTATTGAAAATCCAGACAACATGGATACCAATGCTACTCGTGAAAGTGTTACACGGAATTTCTCGTCTGACACCGGAAATGACGATTCTGGTGCAACGCTTTTTGAATTCCCGTCAAGGTCCCCAGATAGAGAGAATACTCCTAAGAGGGATAAATTGTCACCACCTCATTCCCCAAGTCGTAGTAGAAGTGGCTCCCTGGATGAAAAGTCATCTGTGGTGTCTAGTCCAGCGCCTACTGAGCCGGCTCTTTCAAGGGAAAATACTCCGGAACATGGTGCGGCTGTAAAGCAAGATTCTAGTTCTGACTTGGCCTCTTCTCCTAAAG CTACTCCAGTGAAAGAAGAACCATTCAGCCCACCAATAAACAGGGACAGAAGTTTCTCACCtgtaacagtttccccgaaaaGAGAACATCTTTCTCCTAGAAAAGACTTCTCACCCTCACCGAAGAAAGACTTTTCACCCTCCCCCAAAAAAGACTTTTCTCCCTCCCCAAAGAAAGAATTTTCCCCCAAGAAAGAATTTCGCGATTTCTCTCCGAAGAAACATGACTTTGACTCAAGAGAATCATCTTTTGAAAAGGAAAGAGGAAAGTACaccaaagaaaaagaaaaggaaagGAGTAAAAGTTCAGAAAGTGATGCTCATAGAAAGGAGCATAGACATGATAAAGAACACAGCAGGGATAGGGATAGATCTAAG GATCACAAGAAGgacaaaaagaagaagaaaaagaagaacaaGGAAAAAGATCGTGAGAGAGAGCGGGAAGATGGAGACAGGGATAGGAAGGAGAAACATAAG tCAAGAGAGAAGCCAGAGAAGGAGCCTCGAGAGGAGATACCTTCCATCCCTCCACTCCAGAAATTGAAAATCAAGATTGGTACAGGCTCTTCTTCAAGCCCAGGCTCATTTAGAATCAGCTCATCTAAGCCTGTGGCCTCGCCCAAACCAGAGCCCAAAGTCTCACCACCCCATAAGCAGCCAGAGATGAGTGTTCCCAAATT aaaatttCGAGTTTTGCCACCTAAGCCCGACCAGGGAAGTGACAGTCAATCTTGGGTTTCTTCAATCAAGGACGAAACCAGAGAACCCACACCTAAACATGACACCCTTTTCTCGAGTCCAAAACCTTCCCCCAAGCTTGTACATTCACCCTCGATAAAGGCAGAGTTTACCAGTGACAgcgatgatgatggtgatagtAGTTCTAAAGCTGGTGATGATGAAGTGACTGTTTCTGTTGTTAAGGGAAAGATAATGAAAAAGCCATCAAAGAAAGGAAAAAAGAAAGGGTCATCAAAAAAGGGGAAGTCTAAGAGTGAAATGTCACTACTCAGGAAAGAATTGCTGACAGATAGAGTGTTTGGTGGTGTCGAAAAAGGAGATACATTTTCATCCATAGGGAAAGAAGGCTCACCATTGTCTCCTTTCTCACTCCAAAATGTCCCCTCCCCAATTACAATTCCAGCTCTTAAAGCAGCCCCACCCCCTCCATCTCCCCCAGCCCCATTGAAAAAATCCCCACCTAAACCAAAACCCAAGGAACAGAGGCCACAGTCGCCATTGTTCAAAGACATTTTGAAACCTAGCATACCCCTCACTataaagacaaacacaaaaaagtCATCCAAGAAGCAACCTAAAGTGTCACCTCCAATAAAGAAATTTCCATCCCCATCTCCGTCAAGCTCAAAATCTCAACCATTCATAGACTTTCCAATGCCTCGTACGCCATCTCCTCGTCGAAGTATGAGCCCCCTCTCCAATAACTCCTCCCCAATGTATTCTCCTGCTTCATCTCCAGCCAGAGACTCCCCCCTCCACTTCCAGATCCCACCAACTCCTGCCCTCCCCACCCGCACAAATACCCCTCCAATTTCTCCGCACTCCCGCACGTTCTCAACAGATGAGGAATTTGACACACCCTCTTCGGATCGTCCGAAGATGCCGCCACCCACAGATTTACCTCCCATGCCACCTACAGCGGCACAGCGCAGGGCCCAGAGGACGGTTATTACAGAGACTGTTGGCTCCTTTGTG AATGAGACCGGTGAGAAAGTGTGGATTTGCCCGTCATGCGGAATGCAGGACGACGGCAGCCCTATGATTGGGTGCGACACCTGCGATGATTGGTATCACTG GGAGTGTGTTGGTATTAAATCAGAGCCTGCCGAAGACGCGTCCTGGTTCTGTCCGAAGTGTTCGAAACCTAGCAAGGGAAAAGGGGCCAAGAGGGGCCGAAAAAAGGGTCGCAAGAGCTAG